The proteins below are encoded in one region of Polynucleobacter sp. AP-Elch-400A-B2:
- a CDS encoding cob(I)yrinic acid a,c-diamide adenosyltransferase, which produces MGNRLSKIATRTGDAGMTGLGDGSRVEKDHLRICAMGDVDELNSEIGVLMTESIPESLAEELKNLFLQVQHDLFDLGGELCIPNYTLLKPEQVAQLDIWLEKFNATLPPLTEFILPGGTRAASQAHVCRTVCRRAERSIVRLGWEEPLYDAPRQYVNRLSDLLFVLARVLNRAAGGQDVLWKHEKKETK; this is translated from the coding sequence ATGGGAAATCGACTTTCAAAAATAGCCACCAGAACTGGTGATGCCGGCATGACCGGGCTTGGCGATGGTAGCCGGGTAGAAAAGGATCATTTGCGCATTTGCGCTATGGGCGATGTGGATGAATTGAACTCCGAAATCGGGGTTTTGATGACTGAATCGATCCCCGAGAGCCTTGCAGAGGAGCTCAAAAACCTATTTTTGCAAGTACAGCATGACTTATTTGACCTGGGTGGGGAGCTTTGCATTCCTAACTACACCCTACTCAAACCAGAGCAAGTGGCTCAGTTGGATATTTGGCTGGAAAAATTCAATGCGACTTTGCCTCCTCTGACTGAATTTATTCTTCCGGGCGGCACTCGCGCAGCTTCTCAGGCCCACGTCTGCCGCACAGTCTGTAGACGGGCAGAGAGATCGATTGTGCGTTTGGGTTGGGAGGAGCCTTTGTATGATGCTCCGCGTCAATACGTTAATCGCTTATCGGATCTATTATTTGTATTAGCGCGGGTTCTGAATCGTGCGGCAGGCGGTCAAGACGTTTTATGGAAGCATGAAAAAAAAGAGACTAAATAA
- a CDS encoding FAD-linked oxidase C-terminal domain-containing protein, whose product MIPMNMVTPPPELAAITALQSKLVSALRPILPEHALLWEPEDTIPYECDGLAAYRRMPLAVALPETEEQVAQILKTCFAMQVPIVPRGSGTGLSGGAMPISQGLVLSLAKLKKIINIDPFTRTAVVQPGVRNLAISEAVAHLGLYYAPDPSSQIACSIGGNVNENSGGVHCLKYGLTLHNVLKVRGILMNGEIVEFGSLAPDSPGLDLLAIVMGSEGMLAVVTEVTVKLVAKPKLARVIMASFDDIEKGADAVAAIIAAGIIPAGLEMMDKATTRAVEEFVHAGYDLEAETILLCESDGTPEEVAEEIERMTTVLEQAGASGIQISQNEAERLKFWSGRKNAFPAAGRLAADYYCMDGTIPRRNIGTLLKRIQGMEKKYGLACLNVFHAGDGNMHPLILFNGADQEEWHRAEEFGTEILEACVELDGTITGEHGVGIEKINSMCVQFGEGERESFWGVKSAFDPERLLNPDKAIPTLNRCAEYGRMRISGGNLPHPELERF is encoded by the coding sequence ATGATTCCTATGAATATGGTGACCCCACCCCCCGAACTCGCGGCTATTACCGCCCTGCAATCCAAATTGGTATCGGCCTTGCGCCCTATCCTGCCCGAACATGCCTTACTATGGGAGCCTGAGGACACGATTCCTTATGAATGCGATGGCCTGGCAGCCTATCGACGTATGCCGCTAGCGGTAGCTCTACCGGAGACTGAGGAGCAGGTTGCCCAGATTTTGAAGACTTGCTTTGCGATGCAGGTGCCCATCGTACCCCGCGGATCTGGCACCGGTCTATCGGGAGGGGCCATGCCCATCTCCCAGGGCCTGGTACTCTCGCTAGCCAAACTCAAAAAGATCATCAACATCGATCCGTTCACGAGAACTGCAGTTGTGCAACCAGGTGTTCGTAATTTAGCGATCTCCGAAGCGGTGGCTCATCTCGGACTGTATTACGCTCCAGATCCATCCTCACAGATCGCCTGCTCTATTGGCGGGAATGTCAATGAAAACTCCGGCGGCGTGCACTGCCTCAAATATGGCCTGACACTTCATAACGTTTTAAAGGTGCGCGGCATCTTGATGAACGGCGAGATCGTAGAGTTCGGCAGTCTTGCACCAGACTCCCCAGGACTCGATTTGTTAGCAATTGTGATGGGTAGTGAAGGCATGCTTGCTGTCGTGACTGAAGTCACAGTAAAGCTAGTTGCTAAACCCAAGTTGGCGCGCGTCATCATGGCTAGCTTTGACGATATTGAAAAGGGCGCTGATGCAGTAGCGGCCATCATTGCTGCTGGGATTATTCCAGCCGGCCTAGAGATGATGGACAAAGCCACAACGCGCGCAGTAGAAGAATTTGTTCATGCGGGATATGACCTCGAGGCCGAAACAATTCTGCTTTGCGAATCCGACGGCACGCCTGAAGAGGTTGCAGAAGAAATTGAGCGCATGACAACAGTTTTAGAGCAAGCGGGCGCTAGCGGTATTCAGATTTCTCAGAACGAAGCGGAGCGCTTGAAGTTTTGGAGCGGTCGCAAAAATGCTTTCCCAGCAGCCGGTCGCTTAGCTGCAGACTACTACTGCATGGATGGCACTATTCCGCGTAGAAATATTGGCACCCTACTAAAACGTATTCAGGGTATGGAAAAGAAATATGGGCTTGCCTGCTTAAATGTATTTCATGCGGGCGATGGCAATATGCACCCCCTCATTTTATTTAACGGTGCGGATCAAGAAGAGTGGCATCGCGCCGAAGAATTTGGTACTGAAATTTTAGAAGCCTGTGTTGAACTTGATGGCACGATCACTGGTGAACACGGTGTTGGTATTGAAAAAATTAACTCCATGTGCGTTCAATTTGGTGAAGGCGAACGCGAATCATTTTGGGGCGTTAAATCCGCATTTGATCCAGAGCGCTTATTAAATCCTGATAAGGCTATTCCTACTTTGAACCGTTGTGCTGAATATGGCCGCATGCGCATTAGTGGTGGCAACTTACCGCATCCTGAGTTGGAGCGTTTTTAA
- the glcE gene encoding glycolate oxidase subunit GlcE has product MSASSNTNIDLFQEQILAAVKNKTPLSIEGGGTKSWYGNANSYTKLDTRTYSGILEYQPEELVITACAGTPLKEIEAALADKNQVLAFEPPHFGESATFGGAIAAGLAGPGRISAGNLRDFVLGARILDGKGQDLSFGGKVMKNVAGYDVSRLLPGSMGTLSLLLEASVKVLPRPAATASLRCNITQARALQLLNEWAGQPLPLSASCWIGSPIGGDGELTIRLAGAAAAVKAAIPIMGAAVKASELDPQVASEFWAALREQQLAVFSSLNSDETLYRLALPAACGPLAFENVNSDIALEWHGQQRWLKAPGDDATFASIKALASAHGGHATRFKQGSNVDSGKQRFTLLSEQAHSTALEAVQARLRTAFDPAGIFATSRLP; this is encoded by the coding sequence ATGTCGGCATCTAGCAATACAAATATTGACTTATTTCAAGAACAAATTCTGGCAGCAGTTAAAAACAAAACTCCTTTATCCATTGAAGGTGGTGGCACAAAGTCCTGGTATGGGAACGCCAATTCTTATACCAAGTTAGATACCCGCACTTACTCGGGGATCTTGGAATACCAGCCTGAAGAGCTGGTGATTACTGCGTGCGCTGGTACACCACTAAAAGAAATTGAAGCTGCTCTAGCCGATAAGAATCAAGTGCTGGCATTCGAGCCGCCTCACTTTGGCGAGAGCGCGACTTTTGGTGGAGCGATTGCTGCAGGCTTGGCAGGCCCAGGGCGCATTAGCGCCGGTAATTTACGTGATTTTGTTCTGGGTGCTCGCATACTAGACGGTAAAGGCCAAGACCTATCCTTTGGCGGCAAGGTGATGAAGAACGTTGCGGGATATGATGTTTCACGCTTATTACCTGGATCCATGGGGACCTTGTCGCTGTTGCTAGAGGCTTCTGTAAAAGTATTACCGCGACCAGCTGCTACAGCATCTCTTCGTTGCAATATTACCCAAGCACGTGCACTGCAGCTCCTAAATGAATGGGCTGGGCAGCCTTTACCGCTCTCAGCAAGCTGCTGGATCGGCAGCCCAATAGGTGGCGATGGTGAACTCACTATTCGCTTAGCTGGTGCTGCTGCTGCAGTTAAAGCGGCGATTCCGATTATGGGCGCAGCTGTCAAAGCTAGCGAATTAGACCCTCAAGTTGCTTCAGAATTTTGGGCCGCTTTGCGCGAACAGCAATTAGCTGTTTTTTCAAGCCTCAATAGTGATGAAACTTTATATCGTCTCGCACTTCCAGCCGCCTGCGGACCGCTTGCCTTTGAAAATGTGAACAGTGATATTGCTTTGGAATGGCATGGCCAACAACGCTGGCTAAAAGCGCCGGGCGATGATGCCACTTTTGCATCTATTAAGGCCTTAGCTAGCGCTCATGGCGGGCATGCAACTCGTTTTAAACAAGGAAGTAATGTTGACTCAGGCAAACAACGCTTTACCTTACTGAGTGAGCAAGCGCACTCCACTGCTTTAGAGGCAGTACAAGCGCGCCTCAGAACTGCCTTTGATCCAGCAGGCATATTTGCTACTTCACGCCTTCCCTAA
- the glcF gene encoding glycolate oxidase subunit GlcF produces the protein MQTQLAPQFANTPEGIEAARILGKCVHCGFCTATCPTYQLLGDELDGPRGRIYLIKQMAEGQAPTEKTRLHLDRCLTCRNCESTCPSGVQYGNLVDIGRKWAEENTPERPLGQRLTRWALKEGLTSPKLFNSAMAIGRLVRPLMPSGIQRKIPEAKNKALNPNTDPFARPQTSHSRKMLLLEGCVQPGMLPNINSATARVLDALKIQLISAPNATCCGALRHHLNDQAGGLENAKQNIDAWWPQVEQGVEAIVMTASGCGVMVKDYGHLLSNDPQYAVKAKTISALTKDISEILPALQEELVTLVGADPKPGVVYHPPCTLQHGQQIRGKVESLLAGIGIGVRLCADSHLCCGSAGTYSVTQPELSEQLRHNKLTHLNAACEESGARVIVSGNIGCITHLQQDDNPVMHWIEIVDQLISQKNRIQS, from the coding sequence ATGCAAACTCAACTCGCTCCCCAATTCGCCAATACTCCTGAGGGTATTGAAGCTGCCAGAATTCTTGGTAAATGCGTGCACTGTGGCTTCTGCACCGCTACATGCCCTACTTACCAATTGCTGGGTGATGAGCTCGATGGTCCCCGAGGTCGTATCTACCTCATAAAGCAAATGGCGGAAGGCCAAGCCCCTACCGAAAAAACACGTCTGCATTTAGATCGCTGTCTCACTTGCCGTAATTGCGAAAGCACTTGTCCTAGTGGAGTGCAATACGGCAACTTGGTCGATATTGGGCGCAAGTGGGCAGAAGAAAATACTCCCGAGCGTCCTCTTGGTCAGCGTCTCACGCGCTGGGCCCTGAAAGAGGGTTTAACTAGTCCTAAGTTATTTAATTCCGCAATGGCGATTGGTCGCTTAGTTCGCCCACTCATGCCTAGTGGTATCCAGCGCAAGATTCCGGAAGCTAAAAATAAAGCACTCAATCCAAACACTGATCCCTTCGCAAGGCCGCAGACTAGCCACTCACGCAAGATGCTATTGCTCGAGGGCTGCGTTCAGCCTGGCATGCTACCAAACATCAACTCAGCAACAGCACGTGTTTTAGATGCACTCAAGATTCAGTTAATTTCTGCGCCTAACGCTACTTGCTGTGGAGCATTGCGCCACCACCTAAACGATCAAGCGGGCGGCCTAGAAAATGCCAAACAAAATATCGATGCCTGGTGGCCGCAAGTTGAGCAAGGCGTTGAAGCCATTGTGATGACCGCTTCTGGTTGTGGTGTGATGGTCAAAGACTATGGTCATCTACTTTCGAATGATCCCCAGTACGCTGTTAAGGCCAAGACCATCTCTGCTCTGACTAAAGATATTTCAGAAATCTTGCCAGCACTTCAGGAAGAGCTCGTGACCCTAGTGGGTGCCGATCCAAAACCTGGTGTGGTCTATCACCCGCCCTGCACACTGCAACATGGTCAACAAATTCGCGGCAAGGTAGAGAGTCTTTTAGCTGGTATTGGCATTGGCGTGCGCTTATGCGCGGATAGCCACCTCTGCTGCGGTTCAGCGGGAACCTATTCAGTAACTCAGCCTGAACTCTCAGAGCAATTACGCCATAACAAATTAACTCATCTCAATGCTGCCTGCGAAGAGTCTGGCGCACGAGTGATTGTCTCCGGAAATATTGGCTGCATCACTCATCTTCAACAAGATGACAATCCAGTCATGCATTGGATTGAGATTGTTGACCAACTCATTAGTCAAAAAAACCGAATCCAATCATGA
- a CDS encoding YggS family pyridoxal phosphate-dependent enzyme, translated as MSQVTTNLMMVRQRLELAALAAKREPEDIQLLAVSKTFPAIAVEEAMHAGQTAFGENYVQEGVEKIQQLAKLRPWLEWHFIGPLQSNKTRDVAEHFDWVHSIDRLKIAERLSTQRGEFSNLGPLQVCVQINVSEEDSKSGISLEEVDTLCDAISKLPNLVLRGLMAIPAPSDDINQQRQSFAAVRECFVGIKAKHISDVGYDFFDTLSMGMSDDLEAAVTEGSTMVRIGSAIFGKRDKIKA; from the coding sequence ATGAGTCAAGTCACCACCAACCTGATGATGGTTAGGCAGCGACTTGAGTTAGCAGCCTTGGCAGCTAAACGTGAGCCAGAGGATATCCAGCTACTTGCTGTCAGTAAAACCTTTCCTGCTATAGCGGTTGAGGAGGCTATGCATGCGGGGCAAACTGCCTTTGGTGAAAATTATGTTCAGGAAGGCGTTGAAAAAATTCAGCAACTTGCTAAATTGCGCCCTTGGCTAGAGTGGCATTTTATTGGTCCACTACAAAGCAATAAAACACGTGATGTTGCAGAACACTTTGACTGGGTACACAGCATTGATCGCCTCAAAATTGCAGAACGTCTTTCTACTCAACGTGGAGAATTCTCTAACTTAGGCCCATTGCAAGTTTGCGTTCAAATTAATGTCAGCGAAGAAGATAGTAAAAGCGGTATTTCTCTCGAAGAGGTCGACACTCTTTGCGATGCGATTTCCAAATTACCTAATTTAGTGCTTCGTGGGCTCATGGCTATCCCTGCACCCAGCGATGATATCAACCAACAACGTCAATCTTTTGCTGCTGTTCGAGAGTGCTTTGTCGGGATTAAGGCAAAGCATATTAGTGATGTTGGATATGATTTCTTTGATACGCTCTCCATGGGGATGTCTGATGATCTGGAGGCTGCGGTCACTGAAGGTAGCACCATGGTACGCATAGGTAGTGCCATTTTTGGGAAGCGCGATAAGATTAAGGCATGA
- the proC gene encoding pyrroline-5-carboxylate reductase, producing MSTHQTNQNAHITFIGGGNMGRALISGLLANGFEANQLSVVEANASTGLQLHQDFGVQIIGALDQIAFNFTKNNVVVMAIKPQDFNTVAKSLSTKLKHATAPGPLILSIAAGIRLKDMSRWLDHERCVRAMPNTPALIGKGITGLFADAAVNTADRALAETICNAVGQAVWVNKEKLMDAVTAVSGSGPAYVFAFLEAMQSSGEKLGLDAATARKLAYATLEGATQLAHNSDEHAGVLRERVTSKGGTTAAALDMLKQLDWHGALEKAIDAASQRGKAMGDELGKTK from the coding sequence ATGAGCACACATCAAACAAACCAAAACGCCCACATCACCTTCATTGGGGGTGGCAATATGGGTCGCGCTTTAATTAGTGGCTTGCTAGCCAATGGTTTTGAGGCTAATCAACTTTCTGTAGTCGAGGCTAACGCCAGTACTGGCTTGCAATTGCACCAAGATTTTGGTGTGCAGATCATTGGCGCTTTAGATCAAATTGCTTTTAACTTCACCAAAAACAATGTCGTAGTCATGGCAATTAAACCCCAGGACTTTAATACGGTAGCTAAGTCTTTAAGTACAAAACTAAAACATGCCACTGCACCGGGCCCACTCATTCTCAGCATTGCTGCGGGCATTCGTCTTAAAGATATGAGTCGCTGGCTTGATCATGAGCGTTGTGTACGTGCGATGCCTAATACCCCAGCATTAATTGGTAAGGGCATCACTGGACTATTCGCTGACGCTGCCGTCAATACTGCAGACCGCGCCTTGGCAGAAACTATTTGTAATGCAGTAGGTCAAGCGGTCTGGGTGAATAAAGAAAAACTCATGGATGCGGTTACCGCTGTTTCTGGAAGCGGTCCTGCCTATGTGTTTGCTTTCTTAGAGGCCATGCAATCGAGTGGCGAAAAGCTTGGATTAGACGCAGCTACCGCTCGCAAGCTTGCTTATGCCACTCTAGAGGGTGCTACACAATTGGCGCATAACTCAGATGAGCATGCAGGCGTATTGCGTGAGAGAGTTACCTCTAAAGGTGGTACTACTGCTGCTGCACTAGATATGCTCAAGCAACTCGATTGGCATGGTGCGCTTGAAAAAGCAATTGATGCCGCAAGCCAACGTGGCAAGGCCATGGGTGATGAATTAGGTAAGACCAAATAG